From Paenibacillus sp. GP183, one genomic window encodes:
- the aepX gene encoding phosphoenolpyruvate mutase — translation MKKTSQLKQIIQSQNLDFIMEAHSGLSAKIVEETGFKGIWASGLSISAAMGLRDNNEASWTQVLEVLEFMSDSSSIPILLDGDTGYGNFNNARRLVSKLEQRQIAGVCIEDKQFPKTNSFINSTAQPLADIDEFCGKIKAMKDTQLDDDFIVVARVEAFISGWGLEEALQRAEAYRRAGADAVLIHSKRPDLVEIESFMKEWGGRLPVVIVPTKYYSIPTKRFQELKISLVIWANHNLRASIDAMQKISSQIFKEESLVHIENSIASVEEVFRLQRAEELQAAEQKYFPSMKKDSGEDL, via the coding sequence ATGAAAAAAACTAGTCAATTAAAACAAATCATTCAATCGCAAAATCTGGATTTTATTATGGAAGCCCACAGCGGCTTGTCGGCTAAAATTGTTGAAGAGACAGGATTTAAAGGGATTTGGGCCAGCGGATTATCCATATCGGCAGCCATGGGCCTCAGGGACAATAATGAGGCTTCCTGGACGCAGGTCCTGGAGGTTCTGGAATTTATGAGCGATTCCAGTTCCATTCCGATTCTGCTTGATGGGGATACGGGCTACGGAAACTTCAACAATGCCAGGAGGCTGGTCAGCAAGCTGGAGCAACGCCAAATTGCTGGGGTGTGCATAGAAGATAAACAGTTTCCGAAGACCAATTCCTTCATAAATTCCACGGCTCAACCGCTTGCCGATATCGATGAATTTTGCGGCAAAATTAAAGCCATGAAGGATACTCAGCTCGACGATGATTTTATAGTTGTAGCCAGAGTGGAAGCATTTATTTCGGGATGGGGACTGGAGGAGGCCTTGCAGCGTGCGGAGGCTTATCGGCGTGCGGGTGCCGATGCGGTGCTTATTCACAGCAAGAGGCCGGATCTGGTGGAGATTGAGTCGTTTATGAAAGAGTGGGGCGGGCGATTGCCGGTTGTTATTGTGCCTACCAAATATTATTCCATACCGACTAAACGTTTTCAGGAGCTTAAGATTAGCCTCGTAATTTGGGCAAACCATAATTTGCGAGCATCCATAGACGCTATGCAAAAAATATCCAGTCAAATATTCAAGGAGGAAAGCCTAGTCCATATCGAAAACAGCATCGCGTCCGTCGAAGAAGTGTTCCGGCTTCAGAGAGCGGAAGAGCTTCAGGCGGCAGAACAAAAATATTTTCCTTCCATGAAAAAAGATTCGGGTGAGGACTTATGA
- a CDS encoding 2-aminoethylphosphonate aminotransferase — protein sequence MKAIKRTILLNPGPATTTDSVKYSQVVPDMCPRESEFGCLLEYVSTELTRLAGDPSLYTTILFGGSGTAAVESILSSVLDHEALLIINNGAYGKRMCEIGAAYGLNYMEFQSPADNVIDLDALESYIQTSEKRFSHLAIVHHETTTGLLNDIKAVGDLCGRYRIDMIVDAMSSYAAIPIQMKEMNIRYLASSSNKNIQGMAGVSFVIAETSNLDRLKYLKPKNYYLNLYDQYKYFSEHRQMRFTPPVQTLYALKQAIDELIQETVLKRYERYTQSWNTLINGITRLGLTHMIPESCHSKIVTSIIEPDREGYDFQTMHDYFYKNSIIIYPGKLDGRRTFRISTMGDITYKDIETFLELLDRYLVSIGFEGRRVNVNEVSENK from the coding sequence ATGAAGGCGATAAAGAGAACCATTCTGCTTAATCCCGGTCCAGCGACCACAACCGACAGCGTGAAATATTCGCAGGTGGTTCCGGATATGTGTCCCAGAGAATCGGAATTTGGCTGTTTATTGGAATATGTCTCAACAGAGCTCACCCGCTTGGCAGGCGATCCGAGCCTTTACACAACGATTTTGTTCGGCGGTTCCGGCACTGCAGCGGTAGAATCCATACTTAGCTCGGTCCTGGATCATGAAGCTTTGCTTATCATCAATAACGGAGCTTATGGAAAACGAATGTGTGAGATCGGGGCAGCTTATGGGTTGAATTACATGGAATTTCAGAGCCCTGCCGACAATGTAATTGATTTGGATGCTTTGGAGAGCTATATTCAAACGTCTGAAAAGAGATTCTCCCATCTTGCTATCGTGCATCATGAGACAACAACCGGGTTGTTGAACGATATCAAGGCAGTTGGAGACCTATGCGGGCGGTACCGGATCGATATGATTGTGGATGCCATGAGTTCATATGCGGCCATACCGATTCAAATGAAAGAAATGAATATTCGTTATTTGGCTTCAAGCTCCAACAAGAACATTCAAGGTATGGCAGGGGTTTCTTTTGTCATAGCAGAAACAAGCAATTTGGACCGTCTAAAATACTTGAAGCCGAAGAATTACTATTTAAATCTGTATGATCAATATAAGTATTTTTCAGAACATCGGCAAATGCGCTTTACCCCTCCAGTCCAAACCTTATATGCGCTTAAACAGGCGATAGACGAGTTAATTCAGGAAACTGTGTTGAAAAGATATGAAAGGTACACTCAGTCGTGGAATACCTTAATTAATGGCATCACCCGGCTGGGGCTGACGCATATGATCCCTGAATCCTGTCATTCCAAAATCGTCACCTCCATTATAGAGCCAGATCGTGAAGGTTATGATTTCCAAACCATGCACGATTATTTTTATAAAAATAGCATCATTATATATCCCGGCAAACTCGATGGACGGCGAACATTCAGGATATCAACTATGGGAGACATCACCTATAAGGATATTGAAACGTTTTTGGAGCTGCTTGATCGATATCTTGTTAGCATAGGCTTTGAAGGGAGAAGGGTGAATGTCAATGAAGTCAGCGAAAACAAATAA
- the aepY gene encoding phosphonopyruvate decarboxylase, with protein MINTRVFGEKLKKSGFTLFSGVPCSFLKSLINYAINECEYVAAANEGDAVAIASAACMGGKKPVVLMQNSGLTNAVSPLTSLTYPFRIPLLGFVSLRGEPGIPDEPQHELMGRITTQLLDLMEIEWQYLSMDPEEAEHQLLQADQHIARNRSFFFVVRKGTFDDEVLKTRIMDPSESELPARYQALTVIHSCMDSRTVQLATTGKTGRELFEIEDADNNLYMVGSMGCISSFGLGLALTQTSKDIVVIDGDGSLLMRMGSLATNGYYHPPNMIHILLDNQVHGSTGGQSTVSPNISFVEIAASCGYAKSLKVDSLEKLEACLNEWKQSKGLTFLYMKISKKDKEELGRPHIKPYEVKERLQRFLINPSSGSQDEVDL; from the coding sequence ATGATCAATACAAGGGTATTTGGCGAAAAGCTGAAAAAATCAGGATTTACTCTGTTTAGCGGTGTTCCGTGCTCTTTCTTGAAAAGTTTAATCAATTATGCGATCAACGAATGTGAATACGTGGCGGCTGCGAATGAAGGCGATGCTGTAGCCATTGCTTCTGCTGCATGCATGGGAGGAAAAAAGCCTGTCGTTCTCATGCAAAACTCGGGTCTGACGAACGCCGTTTCACCCTTGACCTCTCTAACCTACCCCTTCCGGATTCCCCTGCTCGGATTTGTCAGTCTGCGTGGTGAACCAGGTATTCCCGATGAACCACAGCATGAATTGATGGGCCGAATCACTACTCAATTGCTGGATTTAATGGAAATAGAGTGGCAGTATTTGTCCATGGATCCAGAAGAGGCGGAGCATCAATTATTGCAGGCCGATCAGCATATTGCCCGGAATCGATCTTTTTTCTTTGTCGTCAGAAAAGGAACGTTTGATGATGAAGTATTGAAAACCCGCATAATGGACCCTTCAGAGAGTGAACTGCCTGCGCGGTATCAAGCGCTGACTGTCATTCATTCTTGCATGGATTCGAGAACGGTACAGCTTGCCACCACTGGAAAAACCGGGCGGGAATTATTTGAAATCGAAGATGCTGACAATAATTTATATATGGTAGGCTCCATGGGCTGTATCAGTTCTTTTGGGCTTGGATTGGCGCTGACTCAAACAAGCAAGGATATTGTCGTTATCGACGGGGACGGTTCCTTGCTCATGCGCATGGGAAGCCTGGCTACCAACGGCTATTACCATCCGCCCAATATGATTCATATTTTGCTTGATAACCAAGTACATGGATCTACCGGGGGACAAAGTACGGTATCTCCCAATATCAGCTTCGTCGAGATTGCTGCTTCCTGCGGCTATGCAAAGTCTCTAAAGGTTGACAGCCTGGAAAAGTTGGAAGCTTGCTTGAATGAGTGGAAACAATCCAAAGGGCTGACCTTCCTGTATATGAAAATTTCCAAAAAGGACAAGGAAGAGCTTGGCCGGCCCCATATCAAACCATATGAGGTCAAAGAACGCCTTCAGCGCTTCTTAATAAATCCATCTTCGGGGAGTCAAGATGAGGTGGATTTATGA
- a CDS encoding YheC/YheD family protein, with the protein MKSAKTNKWFKYRYLKRAGSLSRYLPETLMLSQKSLWELISKYGQVIAKPINGSRGRGVIQVTSLGNHEYVLHYEKTKITLQGKDSTYQYITSITGSDPYMVQRLISRPTIDGRPFDMRVITQRRRNSPVWKVTAKVAKVAGEGYIVSNNTRSGGEMLLVNKALRKSSIHHLSKRKLLLKIDKVALQATRRLAAYFKGHRIYGMDMGPDQRGHIWIIEANLFPAMSHFLKLKDKTMYRRITSYKSD; encoded by the coding sequence ATGAAGTCAGCGAAAACAAATAAATGGTTTAAATATAGGTATTTGAAAAGAGCAGGAAGTTTAAGCCGCTATTTGCCGGAAACACTGATGCTGTCACAGAAGTCTCTGTGGGAGCTTATTTCCAAATATGGTCAAGTCATCGCCAAGCCGATAAATGGCAGCCGGGGGCGCGGTGTCATACAAGTAACTTCCCTTGGAAATCATGAATATGTCTTGCATTATGAGAAAACAAAAATCACTTTACAGGGGAAAGACAGCACCTATCAATATATAACAAGCATTACCGGTTCCGATCCCTATATGGTTCAACGCCTAATCTCCCGACCGACGATCGATGGACGTCCCTTTGACATGCGGGTCATCACACAACGCAGAAGAAATTCTCCCGTATGGAAGGTCACAGCGAAAGTTGCCAAAGTCGCAGGCGAAGGTTATATCGTTTCCAACAACACCAGGAGCGGGGGAGAGATGCTTTTGGTTAATAAAGCTCTTCGAAAATCCTCAATCCATCATCTATCCAAACGAAAATTGCTGCTAAAAATAGATAAAGTCGCTTTACAAGCTACCCGAAGATTAGCCGCTTATTTCAAAGGCCATAGAATATACGGCATGGATATGGGTCCTGACCAAAGAGGGCATATCTGGATTATTGAAGCGAATTTGTTTCCGGCGATGTCCCATTTTCTCAAGCTGAAGGATAAAACCATGTATCGTCGAATCACCTCATATAAATCTGATTGA